From Osmerus eperlanus chromosome 28, fOsmEpe2.1, whole genome shotgun sequence, the proteins below share one genomic window:
- the npc1l1 gene encoding NPC1-like intracellular cholesterol transporter 1 isoform X2, with the protein MTCLAALVTLLSCLGLSTALHEPGFCAFYDECGKNPDKPPGLLPAIVPCLNHSPARSLKGEHYRRLKTVCPMLDQGENSTQACCSMSQLKSLENSLILSKAILLRCPSCADNFAHLHCINTCSPNQTLTVKVTKTTNVTHLGVQRTVVLAYQAFLSTTFAEGSFQSCKNVRIPATGGFAIATMCGRYGAKLCTPQRWYDFQGDSGNGLAPFDIDFQLVPPGVTEGLPAGVVPYAGRPLRCNQTTATGGAACSCQDCQDSCPVVAPPSPPAGAFRLLGADGYLVLCIILLCLLMAAFLLYLMAGYYMRRVERKRGAGGGKGKDGNGNDLAERLLVPSDVSCTDRNSLAAQELLGSLFQTWGTIMASHPLKVLLAAAVVVVAFATGLMHIELTTDPIQLWSAPNSRARREKDFHDKYFDPFFRTNQVILTAPGRPGHMYDSLLFGKQNFSGIISKDLIIQLLELQSRIQNIEFWSDDLNRTASLKDICFAPLNPNDPSLTDCAVNSLPQYFQNSVANLNAKVNMTELGVTKEVDWRDHFIYCVNSPLSFQDITDLRLSCMADYGGPVFPFLAVGGYDKDDFTAAEALIMTFSLNNYARENPKFKVALEWEQMFLDIVQEYQRNPTNNFTFAYMAERSLEDEINRTTSEDIPIFMISYLVIFVYIAVALGEYSSCKRILVDSKFLVGLGGILVVGCSVLASMGFYAWIGIPSSLVILQVVPFLVLAVGADNIFIFVLEHQRDMRRSGETMEEQIGRVLGNVAPSMLLCSLSESVCFFLGALSTMPAVKSFALYAALAVLLDFILQMTAFVALLSLDARRQDGNRCELACCVTVTTQRPTKPNEGFLLPLMRKYYAPFLLHPISRVVVMVVFLFMFCSSIYLMFHVTVGLDQELAMPEGSYMLDFFKYLYQYFEVGVPTYFVTTKGFNYNSVAGMNATCSSVGCDPFSLTQKIQYATEYPELSYMEIPANSWVDDFIDWLNPGGGCCRIYTAGPNIGKFCPANETAPFACLRKCVKAPSNGILRPTVDEFNRFLPDFLGNRPDLQCPKGGLGAYDKAVVTDPNTGEIIASRFMAYHTPLTTSQEFTAALEKARELAHNITMGMRAIPGTSPDFEVFPYTVTYVFYEQYLTIVPEGLFNISLCLLPTFVVCCLLLGMDLRSGLLNLLTIVMITVDTVGVMTLWGIDYNAIALINLVTAVGISVEFVSHLTRSFALSIKPTQVERAKDAVTTMGSAVFAGVAMTNLPGIVVLAFAKAQLIKIFFFRLNLVITLLGLVHGLVFLPVLLTYFGPGVNKAVLLKLQQDKAQASQDLHEPRSNYVYVNQSFHNHEAPSGPAPPTPLSPTSQASQDLSSKHVYKDLELRSKHVYEELSSENTAQPPSPTSDPSVTPDTRAQDSIDLKF; encoded by the exons ATGACCTGCCTCGCCGCTCTGGTCACTCTGCTGTCTTGTCTG gGGTTGTCCACGGCGCTCCACGAGCCGGGCTTCTGTGCCTTCTATGATGAGTGTGGGAAGAATCCCGACAAGCCCCCGGGCCTCCTCCCTGCCATCGTCCCCTGCCTCAACCACAGCCCCGCACGCTCGCTGAAGGGGGAACACTACCGCAGGCTCAAAACG GTGTGCCCCATGCTGGACCAGGGAGAGAACAGCACTCAGGCCTGCTGCTCCATGAGCCAGCTCAAGTCCCTGGAGAATAGCCTGATCCTCTCCAAGGCCATACTCCTCCGATGCCCCTCCTGCGCCGACAACTTTGCCCACCTGCACTGCATCAACACCTGCAGCCCTAACCAGACCCTGACAGTCAAAGTCACCAAGACCACCAACGTCACCCACCTAGGGGTGCAGCGCACCGTCGTGTTGGCCTACCAGGCCTTCCTCTCCACCACCTTCGCCGAAGGTTCCTTCCAGTCCTGCAAGAACGTCCGCATCCCCGCCACGGGAGGCTTCGCCATCGCCACCATGTGCGGCCGCTACGGCGCCAAGCTCTGCACCCCCCAGCGCTGGTACGACTTCCAGGGCGACTCCGGCAACGGCCTGGCGCCCTTCGACATCGACTTCCAGCTGGTCCCCCCGGGCGTCACCGAGGGGCTGCCGGCGGGCGTGGTGCCCTATGCCGGGCGGCCGCTGAGGTGTAACCAGACCACGGCCACGGGGGGGGCAGCGTGCTCATGTCAGGACTGCCAGGACTCGTGTCCGGTCGtggcccctccctcgccccctgcCGGGGCCTTCAGGCTGCTGGGAGCGGACGGCTACCTGGTGCTGTGCATCATCCTGCTCTGCCTGCTGATGGCGGCCTTCCTGCTCTACCTGATGGCGGGCTACTAcatgaggagggtggagaggaagaggggcgcggggggagggaaggggaaggacGGGAACGGGAACGACCTGGCGGAGCGCCTGCTGGTGCCGTCGGACGTGTCGTGCACGGACAGGAACAGCCTGGCCGCTCAGGAGCTCCTGGGCTCCCTCTTCCAGACCTGGGGCACCATCATGGCCTCGCACCCGCTCAAG GTGCTCCTGGCGGCGGCCGTAGTGGTAGTGGCCTTCGCCACGGGCCTCATGCACATCGAGCTGACTACCGACCCCATCCAGCTGTGGTCCGCCCCTAACAGCCGGGCCCGCAGAGAGAAGGACTTCCACGACAAGTACTTCGACCCGTTCTTCAGAACCAACCAGGTGATCCTGACGGCTCCGGGGCGGCCCGGTCACATGTACGACTCGCTGCTGTTCGGGAAGCAGAACTTCAGTGGGATCATTTCCAAAGACCTCATCATCCAGCTGCTGGAGCTCCAGAGCCGCATCCAG AACATCGAGTTCTGGTCTGACGACTTGAATCGCACCGCAAGCCTGAAAGACATTTGCTTCGCACCCCTGAACCCAAACGACCCCAGCCTGACAGACTGTGCCGTCAACAGCCTTCCACAGTACTTCCAGAACAGTGTGGCGAACCTCAACGCCAAGGTCAACATGACGGAGCTGGGAGTGACCAAGGAGGTGGACTGGAGGGATCACTTCATCTACTGTGTCAA cTCCCCGCTCTCCTTCCAGGACATCACCGACCTGCGCCTCAGCTGCATGGCGGACTACGGCGGTCCCGTCTTCCCCTTCCTCGCTGTGGGAGGCTACGACA AGGACGACTTCACTGCGGCGGAAGCTCTGATCATGACCTTCTCCCTGAACAACTACGCTCGCGAAAACCCCAAGTTCAAAGTGGCCTTGGAGTGGGAACAGATGTTCCTAGACATCGTCCAGGAGTACCAGCGAAACCCCACCAATAACTTCACCTTTGCTTACATGGCAGAG aggtCTCTAGAGGATGAGAtcaacaggaccacatctgAGGACATTCCCATCTTCATGATCAGCTACCTGGTCATCTTCGTTTACATCGCCGTGGCGCTGGGAGAATACTCTTCCTGCAAACGCATTCTG GTGGACTCCAAGTTCCTTGTTGGTCTGGGGGGTATCCTGGTGGTGGGCTGCTCTGTGCTAGCCTCCATGGGCTTCTACGCCTGGATCggcatcccctcctccctcgtcaTCCTGCAGGTGGTCCCCTTCCTGGTGCTGGCCGTGGGGGCCGACAACATCTTCATCTTCGTCCTTGAGCACCAG AGGGACATgcggaggtcaggagagaccaTGGAGGAGCAGATCGGACGGGTCCTAGGGAACGTGGCTCCCAGCATGCTCCTCTGCAGCCTGTCAGAGTCTGTCTGCTTCTTCCTAG GGGCTCTGAGCACCATGCCAGCGGTCAAATCCTTCGCCCTCTACGCTGCCCTGGCCGTGCTCTTGGACTTCATCCTCCAGATGACAGCCTTCgtcgccctcctctccctcgacGCCCGGCGACAGGATGGCAACCGCTGCGAGCTGGCCTGCTGCGTCACCGTGACAACCCAGCGCCCCACCAAGCCCAACGAGGGCTTCCTGCTCCCCCTGATGAGGAAGTACTACGCCCCCTTCCTGCTCCACCCAATCAGCAGGGTAGTGGTG atggTTGTGTTCCTCTTCATGTTCTGCAGCTCAATCTACCTCATGTTCCATGTGACCGTCGGACTGGACCAAGAGCTGGCCATGCCTGAg ggctccTACATGCTGGACTTCTTCAAGTACCTGTACCAGTACTTTGAGGTGGGCGTCCCCACCTACTTTGTGACCACCAAGGGCTTCAACTACAACAGCGTGGCGGGGATGAACGCCACCTGCTCCAGCGTGGGCTGCGACCCCTTCTCCCTCACGCAGAAGATCCAGTACGCCACCGAGTACCCCGAGCT gtcttACATGGAGATCCCTGCTAACTCCTGGGTGGATGACTTCATAGACTGGCTGAACCCTGGAGGTGGTTGTTGCCGTATCTACACTGCAGGCCCCAACATCGGAAAGTTCTGCCCAGCTAATGAAA CGGCTCCGTTTGCGTGCTTGAGGAAGTGTGTGAAGGCTCCGTCTAACGGCATCCTCAGACCCACTGTGGACGAGTTCAACCGTTTCCTGCCTGACTTCCTGGGCAACAGGCCTGATCTGCAGTGTCCTAAAGG cggTTTAGGGGCCTATGACAAGGCTGTAGTGACAGACCCAAACACAGGGGAAATCATAG CGTCTAGGTTCATGGCGTACCACACGCCCCTCACCACCTCCCAGGAGTTCACAGCAGCGCTGGAGAAGGCCAGGGAGCTGGCCCACAACATCACCATGGGGATGAGAGCCATACCGGGCACCTCGCCAGACTTCGAGGTCTTCCCCTACAC gGTGACCTATGTCTTCTACGAGCAGTACCTGACCATCGTTCCCGAGGGCCTGTTCAACatctccctgtgtctgctgcCCACCTTCGTGGTGTGCTGCCTCCTGCTGGGCATGGACCTGCGCTCCGGCCTGCTCAACCTGCTCACCATCGTCATGATCACCGTGGATACGGTGGGGGTCATGACCCTGTGGGGCATCGACTACAACGCCATAGCGCTCATCAACTTGGTCACG GCTGTTGGGATCTCTGTGGAGTTTGTGTCTCACCTGACACGATCCTTTGCGCTCAGCATCAAACCCACGCAAGTCGAGCGAGCCAAGGACGCGGTCACCACCATGGGCAGTGCG GTGTTTGCGGGCGTTGCCATGACGAACCTTCCTGGGATCGTGGTGCTGGCATTCGCCAAGGCTCAGCTGATCAAGATCTTCTTCTTCCGCCTGAACCTGGTGATCACGCTCCTGGGCCTGGTCCACGGGCTCGTCTTCCTGCCTGTGCTGCTCACATACTTTG gcccTGGGGTGAACAAGGCTGTCCTCCTCAAGTTGCAGCAGGACAAAGCCCAGGCCTCCCAGGACCTGCATGAGCCCAGAAGCAATTACGTCTACGTGAACCAGAGCTTCCACAACCACGAGGCCCCCTCGGGCCCggctcctccaacccctctgtCGCCCACCTCCCAGGCCTCCCAGGACCTGAGCAGCAAGCATGTCTACAAGGAC CTGGAGCTGCGCAGCAAGCATGTCTACGAGGAACTGAGCTCCGAAAACACAGCACAACCACCCTCGCCCACCTCCGATCCCTCCGTAACCCCGGACACAAGAGCACAGGATTCGATCGATTTGAAGTTCTGA
- the npc1l1 gene encoding NPC1-like intracellular cholesterol transporter 1 isoform X1, giving the protein MTCLAALVTLLSCLGLSTALHEPGFCAFYDECGKNPDKPPGLLPAIVPCLNHSPARSLKGEHYRRLKTVCPMLDQGENSTQACCSMSQLKSLENSLILSKAILLRCPSCADNFAHLHCINTCSPNQTLTVKVTKTTNVTHLGVQRTVVLAYQAFLSTTFAEGSFQSCKNVRIPATGGFAIATMCGRYGAKLCTPQRWYDFQGDSGNGLAPFDIDFQLVPPGVTEGLPAGVVPYAGRPLRCNQTTATGGAACSCQDCQDSCPVVAPPSPPAGAFRLLGADGYLVLCIILLCLLMAAFLLYLMAGYYMRRVERKRGAGGGKGKDGNGNDLAERLLVPSDVSCTDRNSLAAQELLGSLFQTWGTIMASHPLKVLLAAAVVVVAFATGLMHIELTTDPIQLWSAPNSRARREKDFHDKYFDPFFRTNQVILTAPGRPGHMYDSLLFGKQNFSGIISKDLIIQLLELQSRIQNIEFWSDDLNRTASLKDICFAPLNPNDPSLTDCAVNSLPQYFQNSVANLNAKVNMTELGVTKEVDWRDHFIYCVNSPLSFQDITDLRLSCMADYGGPVFPFLAVGGYDKDDFTAAEALIMTFSLNNYARENPKFKVALEWEQMFLDIVQEYQRNPTNNFTFAYMAERSLEDEINRTTSEDIPIFMISYLVIFVYIAVALGEYSSCKRILVDSKFLVGLGGILVVGCSVLASMGFYAWIGIPSSLVILQVVPFLVLAVGADNIFIFVLEHQRDMRRSGETMEEQIGRVLGNVAPSMLLCSLSESVCFFLGALSTMPAVKSFALYAALAVLLDFILQMTAFVALLSLDARRQDGNRCELACCVTVTTQRPTKPNEGFLLPLMRKYYAPFLLHPISRVVVMVVFLFMFCSSIYLMFHVTVGLDQELAMPEGSYMLDFFKYLYQYFEVGVPTYFVTTKGFNYNSVAGMNATCSSVGCDPFSLTQKIQYATEYPELSYMEIPANSWVDDFIDWLNPGGGCCRIYTAGPNIGKFCPANETAPFACLRKCVKAPSNGILRPTVDEFNRFLPDFLGNRPDLQCPKGGLGAYDKAVVTDPNTGEIIASRFMAYHTPLTTSQEFTAALEKARELAHNITMGMRAIPGTSPDFEVFPYTVTYVFYEQYLTIVPEGLFNISLCLLPTFVVCCLLLGMDLRSGLLNLLTIVMITVDTVGVMTLWGIDYNAIALINLVTAVGISVEFVSHLTRSFALSIKPTQVERAKDAVTTMGSAVFAGVAMTNLPGIVVLAFAKAQLIKIFFFRLNLVITLLGLVHGLVFLPVLLTYFGPGVNKAVLLKLQQDKAQASQDLHEPRSNYVYVNQSFHNHEAPSGPAPPTPLSPTSQASQDLSSKHVYKDLELRSKHVYEDLELRSKHVYEELSSENTAQPPSPTSDPSVTPDTRAQDSIDLKF; this is encoded by the exons ATGACCTGCCTCGCCGCTCTGGTCACTCTGCTGTCTTGTCTG gGGTTGTCCACGGCGCTCCACGAGCCGGGCTTCTGTGCCTTCTATGATGAGTGTGGGAAGAATCCCGACAAGCCCCCGGGCCTCCTCCCTGCCATCGTCCCCTGCCTCAACCACAGCCCCGCACGCTCGCTGAAGGGGGAACACTACCGCAGGCTCAAAACG GTGTGCCCCATGCTGGACCAGGGAGAGAACAGCACTCAGGCCTGCTGCTCCATGAGCCAGCTCAAGTCCCTGGAGAATAGCCTGATCCTCTCCAAGGCCATACTCCTCCGATGCCCCTCCTGCGCCGACAACTTTGCCCACCTGCACTGCATCAACACCTGCAGCCCTAACCAGACCCTGACAGTCAAAGTCACCAAGACCACCAACGTCACCCACCTAGGGGTGCAGCGCACCGTCGTGTTGGCCTACCAGGCCTTCCTCTCCACCACCTTCGCCGAAGGTTCCTTCCAGTCCTGCAAGAACGTCCGCATCCCCGCCACGGGAGGCTTCGCCATCGCCACCATGTGCGGCCGCTACGGCGCCAAGCTCTGCACCCCCCAGCGCTGGTACGACTTCCAGGGCGACTCCGGCAACGGCCTGGCGCCCTTCGACATCGACTTCCAGCTGGTCCCCCCGGGCGTCACCGAGGGGCTGCCGGCGGGCGTGGTGCCCTATGCCGGGCGGCCGCTGAGGTGTAACCAGACCACGGCCACGGGGGGGGCAGCGTGCTCATGTCAGGACTGCCAGGACTCGTGTCCGGTCGtggcccctccctcgccccctgcCGGGGCCTTCAGGCTGCTGGGAGCGGACGGCTACCTGGTGCTGTGCATCATCCTGCTCTGCCTGCTGATGGCGGCCTTCCTGCTCTACCTGATGGCGGGCTACTAcatgaggagggtggagaggaagaggggcgcggggggagggaaggggaaggacGGGAACGGGAACGACCTGGCGGAGCGCCTGCTGGTGCCGTCGGACGTGTCGTGCACGGACAGGAACAGCCTGGCCGCTCAGGAGCTCCTGGGCTCCCTCTTCCAGACCTGGGGCACCATCATGGCCTCGCACCCGCTCAAG GTGCTCCTGGCGGCGGCCGTAGTGGTAGTGGCCTTCGCCACGGGCCTCATGCACATCGAGCTGACTACCGACCCCATCCAGCTGTGGTCCGCCCCTAACAGCCGGGCCCGCAGAGAGAAGGACTTCCACGACAAGTACTTCGACCCGTTCTTCAGAACCAACCAGGTGATCCTGACGGCTCCGGGGCGGCCCGGTCACATGTACGACTCGCTGCTGTTCGGGAAGCAGAACTTCAGTGGGATCATTTCCAAAGACCTCATCATCCAGCTGCTGGAGCTCCAGAGCCGCATCCAG AACATCGAGTTCTGGTCTGACGACTTGAATCGCACCGCAAGCCTGAAAGACATTTGCTTCGCACCCCTGAACCCAAACGACCCCAGCCTGACAGACTGTGCCGTCAACAGCCTTCCACAGTACTTCCAGAACAGTGTGGCGAACCTCAACGCCAAGGTCAACATGACGGAGCTGGGAGTGACCAAGGAGGTGGACTGGAGGGATCACTTCATCTACTGTGTCAA cTCCCCGCTCTCCTTCCAGGACATCACCGACCTGCGCCTCAGCTGCATGGCGGACTACGGCGGTCCCGTCTTCCCCTTCCTCGCTGTGGGAGGCTACGACA AGGACGACTTCACTGCGGCGGAAGCTCTGATCATGACCTTCTCCCTGAACAACTACGCTCGCGAAAACCCCAAGTTCAAAGTGGCCTTGGAGTGGGAACAGATGTTCCTAGACATCGTCCAGGAGTACCAGCGAAACCCCACCAATAACTTCACCTTTGCTTACATGGCAGAG aggtCTCTAGAGGATGAGAtcaacaggaccacatctgAGGACATTCCCATCTTCATGATCAGCTACCTGGTCATCTTCGTTTACATCGCCGTGGCGCTGGGAGAATACTCTTCCTGCAAACGCATTCTG GTGGACTCCAAGTTCCTTGTTGGTCTGGGGGGTATCCTGGTGGTGGGCTGCTCTGTGCTAGCCTCCATGGGCTTCTACGCCTGGATCggcatcccctcctccctcgtcaTCCTGCAGGTGGTCCCCTTCCTGGTGCTGGCCGTGGGGGCCGACAACATCTTCATCTTCGTCCTTGAGCACCAG AGGGACATgcggaggtcaggagagaccaTGGAGGAGCAGATCGGACGGGTCCTAGGGAACGTGGCTCCCAGCATGCTCCTCTGCAGCCTGTCAGAGTCTGTCTGCTTCTTCCTAG GGGCTCTGAGCACCATGCCAGCGGTCAAATCCTTCGCCCTCTACGCTGCCCTGGCCGTGCTCTTGGACTTCATCCTCCAGATGACAGCCTTCgtcgccctcctctccctcgacGCCCGGCGACAGGATGGCAACCGCTGCGAGCTGGCCTGCTGCGTCACCGTGACAACCCAGCGCCCCACCAAGCCCAACGAGGGCTTCCTGCTCCCCCTGATGAGGAAGTACTACGCCCCCTTCCTGCTCCACCCAATCAGCAGGGTAGTGGTG atggTTGTGTTCCTCTTCATGTTCTGCAGCTCAATCTACCTCATGTTCCATGTGACCGTCGGACTGGACCAAGAGCTGGCCATGCCTGAg ggctccTACATGCTGGACTTCTTCAAGTACCTGTACCAGTACTTTGAGGTGGGCGTCCCCACCTACTTTGTGACCACCAAGGGCTTCAACTACAACAGCGTGGCGGGGATGAACGCCACCTGCTCCAGCGTGGGCTGCGACCCCTTCTCCCTCACGCAGAAGATCCAGTACGCCACCGAGTACCCCGAGCT gtcttACATGGAGATCCCTGCTAACTCCTGGGTGGATGACTTCATAGACTGGCTGAACCCTGGAGGTGGTTGTTGCCGTATCTACACTGCAGGCCCCAACATCGGAAAGTTCTGCCCAGCTAATGAAA CGGCTCCGTTTGCGTGCTTGAGGAAGTGTGTGAAGGCTCCGTCTAACGGCATCCTCAGACCCACTGTGGACGAGTTCAACCGTTTCCTGCCTGACTTCCTGGGCAACAGGCCTGATCTGCAGTGTCCTAAAGG cggTTTAGGGGCCTATGACAAGGCTGTAGTGACAGACCCAAACACAGGGGAAATCATAG CGTCTAGGTTCATGGCGTACCACACGCCCCTCACCACCTCCCAGGAGTTCACAGCAGCGCTGGAGAAGGCCAGGGAGCTGGCCCACAACATCACCATGGGGATGAGAGCCATACCGGGCACCTCGCCAGACTTCGAGGTCTTCCCCTACAC gGTGACCTATGTCTTCTACGAGCAGTACCTGACCATCGTTCCCGAGGGCCTGTTCAACatctccctgtgtctgctgcCCACCTTCGTGGTGTGCTGCCTCCTGCTGGGCATGGACCTGCGCTCCGGCCTGCTCAACCTGCTCACCATCGTCATGATCACCGTGGATACGGTGGGGGTCATGACCCTGTGGGGCATCGACTACAACGCCATAGCGCTCATCAACTTGGTCACG GCTGTTGGGATCTCTGTGGAGTTTGTGTCTCACCTGACACGATCCTTTGCGCTCAGCATCAAACCCACGCAAGTCGAGCGAGCCAAGGACGCGGTCACCACCATGGGCAGTGCG GTGTTTGCGGGCGTTGCCATGACGAACCTTCCTGGGATCGTGGTGCTGGCATTCGCCAAGGCTCAGCTGATCAAGATCTTCTTCTTCCGCCTGAACCTGGTGATCACGCTCCTGGGCCTGGTCCACGGGCTCGTCTTCCTGCCTGTGCTGCTCACATACTTTG gcccTGGGGTGAACAAGGCTGTCCTCCTCAAGTTGCAGCAGGACAAAGCCCAGGCCTCCCAGGACCTGCATGAGCCCAGAAGCAATTACGTCTACGTGAACCAGAGCTTCCACAACCACGAGGCCCCCTCGGGCCCggctcctccaacccctctgtCGCCCACCTCCCAGGCCTCCCAGGACCTGAGCAGCAAGCATGTCTACAAGGACCTGGAGCTGCGAAGCAAGCATGTCTACGAGGACCTGGAGCTGCGCAGCAAGCATGTCTACGAGGAACTGAGCTCCGAAAACACAGCACAACCACCCTCGCCCACCTCCGATCCCTCCGTAACCCCGGACACAAGAGCACAGGATTCGATCGATTTGAAGTTCTGA